A region from the Acyrthosiphon pisum isolate AL4f chromosome A1, pea_aphid_22Mar2018_4r6ur, whole genome shotgun sequence genome encodes:
- the LOC100570267 gene encoding putative uncharacterized protein DDB_G0282499 isoform X3 codes for MAGNDENDSSMNNDPSKYNLSFHESSIELWRIQEKCRLKVESIKAIEHSTQQALMENEWIEKQLHDTKSRINEVRENIVSMDNINNALDETLAHLEIQYEKKKFTVNKSKCEHELQLFIRTELLQKEEERLNNIPEVKILKMADSELKNTKLEYEELLLDLQNLVKKIDITTKENDEKQNNKIIQFAKVYTEMMSLNKREENCKTLLRKLNSEYKEKCHIKNALLETQKNKINKVSFWSHTPSKFEPKMFDIKFNSLSQRLNSNLSYSSNYNHADFTYDKDDMDIKNSNSNNKPKKNVTFHLFSEDKITLETSDENEAAYKNINTFIVETNENINKNSAQLKNIQTVEESTIQCTKNNIIESKEMYFNYIDKPMNDGELNAHTNKRKTTDVQSDIEFKKPFTPVQDKNKINSTIIRPSKMKTNENIHMDNNFNQEKVKASNLSMDSYNNDRNLIDKDHSQKLISLKSIEQSNVKNLDTDNINIFIDSSQLDGNVSLEPQKALPADGFWNFWSDPMSQNSSFSDCDLSESYANTHDICEYPDNVQFNFSNYFERNAMLQPSQSESLNKMNTNKNVPMNRTSSKASKDYIKPN; via the exons ATGGCAGGTAATGATGAAAATGATTCAAGTATGAACAACGACcctagtaaatataatttaagttttcatGAAAGTAGTATTGAACTTTGGAGAATTCAAGAAAAATGTCGTC taaaaGTAGAAAGCATTAAGGCAATCGAACATTCTACTCAACAAGCCCTTATGGAAAATGAATGGATTGAAAAACAATTGCATGATACTAAATCAAGAATAAATGAAGTTCGAGAAAATATAGTGAG tatggaCAACATTAATAATGCTCTTGATGAAACATTAGCTCATCTTGAAATTcaatatgaaaagaaaaaattcacagtaaataaatcaaaatgtgaACATGAATTACAGCTATTTATAAGAACGGAATTGTTGCAAAAAGAAGAG gaacgattaaataatatacctgaagttaaaatattaaaaatggctGATTCtgaattaaaaaacacaaaattagaaTATGAAGAGTTGCTTCTAGATCtacaaaatttagttaaaaagaTTGACATAACTACAAAAGAAAATG atgaaaaacagaataataaaattatacaatttgccAAAGTCTATACTGAAATGATGTCTTTAAATAAAAGAGAAGAAAACTGCAAGACTCTACTAag gaaACTGAATTCAGAATATAAGGAGAAATGTCACATTAAAAATGCACTACTTGAAacccaaaaaaat aaaattaataaagtatcgTTTTGGTCACACACTCCTAGCAAATTTGAACccaaaatgtttgatataaaatttaattcattgaGCCAACGTCTAAACTCTAATTTAAGTTATTCCAGTAATTATAATCATGCCGATTTTACTTATGATAAAGATGATATGGATATCaagaattcaaattcaaataataaacccaaaaaaaatgtaacttttcatttattttctgaAGATAAGATAACACTGGAGACAAGTGATGAAAATGAAGCTGcttacaaaaacataaatacatttatagtagaaaccaatgaaaatataaataaaaattctgcacagttgaaaaatattcaaactgtGGAAGAGAGTACCATTCAatgtaccaaaaataatataatagaatcaaaagagatgtattttaattacatagaTAAACCTATGAATGATGGTGAACTAAATGCCCATACTAATAAACGTAAAACTACTGATGTACAGTCagatattgaatttaaaaagcCATTTACTCCAGTACAagataaaaataagattaattcAACAATTATTCGACCAAGTAAAATGAAGACAAAtgag aatattcatatggataacaattttaatcaaGAAAAAGTTAAAGCATCAAATTTATCAATGGacagttataataatgacaGAAATCTCATTGATAAGGACCATTCACagaaattaatttctttaaaatctaTTGAACAGTCAAATGTAAAAAATCTTGATACTGATAATATCAACATCTTTATTGATTCATCACAATTAGATGGAAACGTATCTCTTGAACCACAAAAAGCTTTACCCG ctgaTGGATTTTGGAACTTTTGGTCAGATCCTATGTCTCAAAATAGTAGTTTCAGT gattgcGATTTATCTGAATCATATGCAAATACTCATGATATTTGTGAATATCCAGATAATGtgcaattcaatttttcaaactattttgaga GAAATGCTATGCTTCAACCCTCACAAAGTGAATCGCTTAACAAAATGaacactaataaaaatgtacctatgaacAGAACATCATCCAAAGCATCTAAAGATTATATCAAACCTAATTAA
- the LOC100570267 gene encoding putative uncharacterized protein DDB_G0282499 isoform X2: MAGNDENDSSMNNDPSKYNLSFHESSIELWRIQEKCRLKVESIKAIEHSTQQALMENEWIEKQLHDTKSRINEVRENIVSMDNINNALDETLAHLEIQYEKKKFTVNKSKCEHELQLFIRTELLQKEEERLNNIPEVKILKMADSELKNTKLEYEELLLDLQNLVKKIDITTKENDEKQNNKIIQFAKVYTEMMSLNKREENCKTLLRKLNSEYKEKCHIKNALLETQKNKINKVSFWSHTPSKFEPKMFDIKFNSLSQRLNSNLSYSSNYNHADFTYDKDDMDIKNSNSNNKPKKNVTFHLFSEDKITLETSDENEAAYKNINTFIVETNENINKNSAQLKNIQTVEESTIQCTKNNIIESKEMYFNYIDKPMNDGELNAHTNKRKTTDVQSDIEFKKPFTPVQDKNKINSTIIRPSKMKTNENIHMDNNFNQEKVKASNLSMDSYNNDRNLIDKDHSQKLISLKSIEQSNVKNLDTDNINIFIDSSQLDGNVSLEPQKALPADGFWNFWSDPMSQNSSFSDCDLSESYANTHDICEYPDNVQFNFSNYFESVTPESNFQELETVQQFGNAMLQPSQSESLNKMNTNKNVPMNRTSSKASKDYIKPN; encoded by the exons ATGGCAGGTAATGATGAAAATGATTCAAGTATGAACAACGACcctagtaaatataatttaagttttcatGAAAGTAGTATTGAACTTTGGAGAATTCAAGAAAAATGTCGTC taaaaGTAGAAAGCATTAAGGCAATCGAACATTCTACTCAACAAGCCCTTATGGAAAATGAATGGATTGAAAAACAATTGCATGATACTAAATCAAGAATAAATGAAGTTCGAGAAAATATAGTGAG tatggaCAACATTAATAATGCTCTTGATGAAACATTAGCTCATCTTGAAATTcaatatgaaaagaaaaaattcacagtaaataaatcaaaatgtgaACATGAATTACAGCTATTTATAAGAACGGAATTGTTGCAAAAAGAAGAG gaacgattaaataatatacctgaagttaaaatattaaaaatggctGATTCtgaattaaaaaacacaaaattagaaTATGAAGAGTTGCTTCTAGATCtacaaaatttagttaaaaagaTTGACATAACTACAAAAGAAAATG atgaaaaacagaataataaaattatacaatttgccAAAGTCTATACTGAAATGATGTCTTTAAATAAAAGAGAAGAAAACTGCAAGACTCTACTAag gaaACTGAATTCAGAATATAAGGAGAAATGTCACATTAAAAATGCACTACTTGAAacccaaaaaaat aaaattaataaagtatcgTTTTGGTCACACACTCCTAGCAAATTTGAACccaaaatgtttgatataaaatttaattcattgaGCCAACGTCTAAACTCTAATTTAAGTTATTCCAGTAATTATAATCATGCCGATTTTACTTATGATAAAGATGATATGGATATCaagaattcaaattcaaataataaacccaaaaaaaatgtaacttttcatttattttctgaAGATAAGATAACACTGGAGACAAGTGATGAAAATGAAGCTGcttacaaaaacataaatacatttatagtagaaaccaatgaaaatataaataaaaattctgcacagttgaaaaatattcaaactgtGGAAGAGAGTACCATTCAatgtaccaaaaataatataatagaatcaaaagagatgtattttaattacatagaTAAACCTATGAATGATGGTGAACTAAATGCCCATACTAATAAACGTAAAACTACTGATGTACAGTCagatattgaatttaaaaagcCATTTACTCCAGTACAagataaaaataagattaattcAACAATTATTCGACCAAGTAAAATGAAGACAAAtgag aatattcatatggataacaattttaatcaaGAAAAAGTTAAAGCATCAAATTTATCAATGGacagttataataatgacaGAAATCTCATTGATAAGGACCATTCACagaaattaatttctttaaaatctaTTGAACAGTCAAATGTAAAAAATCTTGATACTGATAATATCAACATCTTTATTGATTCATCACAATTAGATGGAAACGTATCTCTTGAACCACAAAAAGCTTTACCCG ctgaTGGATTTTGGAACTTTTGGTCAGATCCTATGTCTCAAAATAGTAGTTTCAGT gattgcGATTTATCTGAATCATATGCAAATACTCATGATATTTGTGAATATCCAGATAATGtgcaattcaatttttcaaactattttgaga GTGTAACTCCTGAATCAAATTTCCAAGAATTAGAAACAGTACAACAATTTG GAAATGCTATGCTTCAACCCTCACAAAGTGAATCGCTTAACAAAATGaacactaataaaaatgtacctatgaacAGAACATCATCCAAAGCATCTAAAGATTATATCAAACCTAATTAA
- the LOC100570267 gene encoding putative uncharacterized protein DDB_G0282499 isoform X1 — translation MAGNDENDSSMNNDPSKYNLSFHESSIELWRIQEKCRLKVESIKAIEHSTQQALMENEWIEKQLHDTKSRINEVRENIVSMDNINNALDETLAHLEIQYEKKKFTVNKSKCEHELQLFIRTELLQKEEERLNNIPEVKILKMADSELKNTKLEYEELLLDLQNLVKKIDITTKENDEKQNNKIIQFAKVYTEMMSLNKREENCKTLLRKLNSEYKEKCHIKNALLETQKNKINKVSFWSHTPSKFEPKMFDIKFNSLSQRLNSNLSYSSNYNHADFTYDKDDMDIKNSNSNNKPKKNVTFHLFSEDKITLETSDENEAAYKNINTFIVETNENINKNSAQLKNIQTVEESTIQCTKNNIIESKEMYFNYIDKPMNDGELNAHTNKRKTTDVQSDIEFKKPFTPVQDKNKINSTIIRPSKMKTNENIHMDNNFNQEKVKASNLSMDSYNNDRNLIDKDHSQKLISLKSIEQSNVKNLDTDNINIFIDSSQLDGNVSLEPQKALPADGFWNFWSDPMSQNSSFSDCDLSESYANTHDICEYPDNVQFNFSNYFESDLGVTPESNFQELETVQQFGNAMLQPSQSESLNKMNTNKNVPMNRTSSKASKDYIKPN, via the exons ATGGCAGGTAATGATGAAAATGATTCAAGTATGAACAACGACcctagtaaatataatttaagttttcatGAAAGTAGTATTGAACTTTGGAGAATTCAAGAAAAATGTCGTC taaaaGTAGAAAGCATTAAGGCAATCGAACATTCTACTCAACAAGCCCTTATGGAAAATGAATGGATTGAAAAACAATTGCATGATACTAAATCAAGAATAAATGAAGTTCGAGAAAATATAGTGAG tatggaCAACATTAATAATGCTCTTGATGAAACATTAGCTCATCTTGAAATTcaatatgaaaagaaaaaattcacagtaaataaatcaaaatgtgaACATGAATTACAGCTATTTATAAGAACGGAATTGTTGCAAAAAGAAGAG gaacgattaaataatatacctgaagttaaaatattaaaaatggctGATTCtgaattaaaaaacacaaaattagaaTATGAAGAGTTGCTTCTAGATCtacaaaatttagttaaaaagaTTGACATAACTACAAAAGAAAATG atgaaaaacagaataataaaattatacaatttgccAAAGTCTATACTGAAATGATGTCTTTAAATAAAAGAGAAGAAAACTGCAAGACTCTACTAag gaaACTGAATTCAGAATATAAGGAGAAATGTCACATTAAAAATGCACTACTTGAAacccaaaaaaat aaaattaataaagtatcgTTTTGGTCACACACTCCTAGCAAATTTGAACccaaaatgtttgatataaaatttaattcattgaGCCAACGTCTAAACTCTAATTTAAGTTATTCCAGTAATTATAATCATGCCGATTTTACTTATGATAAAGATGATATGGATATCaagaattcaaattcaaataataaacccaaaaaaaatgtaacttttcatttattttctgaAGATAAGATAACACTGGAGACAAGTGATGAAAATGAAGCTGcttacaaaaacataaatacatttatagtagaaaccaatgaaaatataaataaaaattctgcacagttgaaaaatattcaaactgtGGAAGAGAGTACCATTCAatgtaccaaaaataatataatagaatcaaaagagatgtattttaattacatagaTAAACCTATGAATGATGGTGAACTAAATGCCCATACTAATAAACGTAAAACTACTGATGTACAGTCagatattgaatttaaaaagcCATTTACTCCAGTACAagataaaaataagattaattcAACAATTATTCGACCAAGTAAAATGAAGACAAAtgag aatattcatatggataacaattttaatcaaGAAAAAGTTAAAGCATCAAATTTATCAATGGacagttataataatgacaGAAATCTCATTGATAAGGACCATTCACagaaattaatttctttaaaatctaTTGAACAGTCAAATGTAAAAAATCTTGATACTGATAATATCAACATCTTTATTGATTCATCACAATTAGATGGAAACGTATCTCTTGAACCACAAAAAGCTTTACCCG ctgaTGGATTTTGGAACTTTTGGTCAGATCCTATGTCTCAAAATAGTAGTTTCAGT gattgcGATTTATCTGAATCATATGCAAATACTCATGATATTTGTGAATATCCAGATAATGtgcaattcaatttttcaaactattttgaga GTGATTTAGGTGTAACTCCTGAATCAAATTTCCAAGAATTAGAAACAGTACAACAATTTG GAAATGCTATGCTTCAACCCTCACAAAGTGAATCGCTTAACAAAATGaacactaataaaaatgtacctatgaacAGAACATCATCCAAAGCATCTAAAGATTATATCAAACCTAATTAA